GATGATTAAAGCGTTCATCCTCAGGGAGATTCATAAATGTCCCCGCACATCCACCCTTTGGATCACTTGCACCATAAACAACTCGCTCAATCCGCGACAATATTACCGCTCCAGCACACATCGGGCATGGCTCTAAGGTTACATATAAGGTGGCGTGTTCCAGTCTCCATGTCCCAAGCTTCTTGCACGCCTGATCAATTGCCAGGAGCTCCGCATGAGCCAGGGCATTTTGATTGGTTTCACGCAAATTATGGGCTCGAGCGATGATTTCTCCATTTAGAACAACGATGGCACCAATAGGGACTTCGTTTTTTCCTTCCGCTTTTTTGGCTTCGTTAATGGCTTCAAGCATATAGGACTCATCTTGGTTTATGTGATTGTTCATAGCGACCTCTTTTTTACTCATCGTTTTTTCCCATTTTACACGAAGGGCAGTTTCAATGCACCTTTATGGTTAGCTCAAGTCCGAATAACAAACTTGTGAACGTTTAAATATTTACGAGGCATCATTTATTTATTTTTCCAATCATAAAATGATAATATTTATTGCCTTTTTAAGGAGGATTATCATGCAAATTCATGTGGTACAGCCTAATCAATCCTTGTTTGGAATCGCTCAAGCGTATAATACAACTGTTACCGATATCGTTGAGGCCAACGATATCCCTAACCCGAATCGTCTGGTTGGAGGCCAGGCTCTAGTCATACCGATTATCGGCAGCTTTTATTGGGTGCAAGCCGGGATAGTCTATGGTCAATTGGGCGAAAATTCAAGATTAACTATCAGCAATTAGCTACCCTAAACAGAATTCCTGCAAATTATCCGCTCTCTGTGGGAATGAGACTATATATTCCACCTCGTCCTAAGCGGAATGGTGAAATTAATGCTTATGTTGAACCACGAGGAACAACGGTTGCTCCTGCATTGGAGGCAAGCGCACGTGACGCTGCACCTTATTTAACCTATCTGGCTCCGTTTAGTTTTCAAGCCTTGCGCGATGGAAGTCTGAAAGAGCCACTCTTAAATAATTTCCCAGCTATTGCGAGAGCCAATAATAATACGTTAATGATGGTAGTCACGAATCAAGAAAATGACCAATTTAACGCTGAATTAGGGCATATTCTCCTTACTAATATCGAAATTCAAAATCGCTTTCTTAATAATATAGTCACAACAGCTAAAAAATATGGATTTAGGGATATCCATTTCGATTTTGAGTTCCTACTTCCAACAGATCGCGAAGCCTATAATCGCTTTTTACGGAAAGCGCGCGATCGCTTTAAACAGGAGGGCTGGCTTATTTCGACTGCCTTGGCACCTAAAACGAGTGCCACCCAAAAGGGAGAATGGTATGAAGCTCATGATTACCAGGCCCATGGTGAGATCGTTGACTTTGTTGTCATTATGACGTACGAGTGGGGCTATAGCGGTGGACCAGCAATGGCGGTTTCACCTATTGATCAGGTCAGACGAGTATTGACTTATGCTTTAACGGAAATGCCTGGACAAAAGATTATGATGGGTCAAAACTTATATGGCTATGATTGGACTTTACCATTTGTTCAAGGGAGTGTCGCTCGAGCGATTAGCCCCCAGCAAGGGATTGCGCTGGCCGCGGAACATAATGTGTCAATACAATACGATACGAAGGCGCAAGCCCCTCACTTTAATTATCGAGATAACCAAGGGCGGGAACATGAAGTCTGGTTTGAGGATGCCCGTTCAATACAGGCAAAGTTTGATTTGATTAAAGAGCTAAATCTGAGAGGTATTAGCTATTGGAAGCTCGGCCTTGCCTTCCCACAAAACTGGCTTCTCATCCTCGAAAACTTCAATGTGGTAAAACGGTAGAACATATTTCAGAGAAATAAGATAGCAATATATTGGCTTTATATAAGGATTTGTTTACTCTATTTCGATATTTTGCACAGTGTTGATTGGAGCGGAAGGTGCGAGACTCCTGCGGGAGAAGGTGGCACGGGAGACCCCGTAGGCGCTTTAGCGCCGAGGAGGCTCCCGGACTCCCCGCGGAAAGGGAGCACCTGGAGCGGAAATCAACACTCAAGTTAAACACTGCCTTTTATCAAAAAATACATATAATATCCTAGTTCGATTCCAGGTTGTTGTGTGGTACAATATCCTTTGCGTCATTTTCAATTAAGTTATATTGAAATAATTAATAAAGGTACCGATAGAGAGATAAAATGAGGAGGACAACGATGGAGGGAACGCCTTTTATCACTGTAGAAGGTCCGATTGGTGTAGGGAAAACCTCTCTTGCTAAAGCAATATCTGACCATTTTCAGTTTACCCTGTTAAAAGAAATAGTTGACGAAAACCCCTTCCTAGGGAAATTTTATGAAAACATCGAAGAATGGAGCTTTCAAACGGAGATGTTCTTCCTTTGTAATCGCTATAAGCAATTAGGAGACATCAATGGATATTATTTATCAAATAATCAACCGGTTGTAGCCGATTATCATATATTTAAAAACCTAATCTTTGCAGAGCGTACATTAAATAAGATTGAGTATCAGAAATACTATCAAATCTATCAAATTTTAACGGCAGATATGCCCAAACCAAATGTAATTATTTATTTGAACGCCAGCCTTGATACACTACTCGATCGGATTCAATTAAGAGGGCGTTCTGTTGAAAAGAATATTAGTCCACTTTACTTAGAGCAATTATCCATTGATTATGAAAATGCCATGCTTGCCTTTGAAAAGAACCATCCTGAGATCCCAGTATTGAGGTTTAATGGAGATAATCTTGATTTTGTTAAACACAAGCAGGACTTACACTTAATTCTCGAAACCCTCTCTTACCATGTTGACAAAAGGAGCCCACAACCATGAATCTTCGCATGAAATATCAAATTCCTACGAATGCTGTAATTACGATAGCCGGTACAGTCGGTGTAGGGAAATCTACGATGACCCATGCCTTAGCAGATGCATTAGAATTTAGAACATCATTAGAGAGTGTTGACTCTAACCCTTATTTAGATAAATTTTATGCTGATTTTAATCGA
The DNA window shown above is from Bacillus sp. T3 and carries:
- a CDS encoding deoxynucleoside kinase, with amino-acid sequence MEGTPFITVEGPIGVGKTSLAKAISDHFQFTLLKEIVDENPFLGKFYENIEEWSFQTEMFFLCNRYKQLGDINGYYLSNNQPVVADYHIFKNLIFAERTLNKIEYQKYYQIYQILTADMPKPNVIIYLNASLDTLLDRIQLRGRSVEKNISPLYLEQLSIDYENAMLAFEKNHPEIPVLRFNGDNLDFVKHKQDLHLILETLSYHVDKRSPQP
- the tadA gene encoding tRNA adenosine(34) deaminase TadA, whose amino-acid sequence is MSKKEVAMNNHINQDESYMLEAINEAKKAEGKNEVPIGAIVVLNGEIIARAHNLRETNQNALAHAELLAIDQACKKLGTWRLEHATLYVTLEPCPMCAGAVILSRIERVVYGASDPKGGCAGTFMNLPEDERFNHRSKVVSGVLEKECGELLTDFFKGIRERKKAEKKLKTVETEGLH